From a single Chloroflexota bacterium genomic region:
- a CDS encoding metallophosphoesterase family protein has product MADVHANLESLNAVIAAAMPFDRIWCLGDLVGYGPNPNECVEIVRSFDHAVVAGNHDWVASCKQSAAGFNPQAAIAARWTATQLSAGARQFLLDLPESAMEGDFLLVHGSPRAPTVEYLFRAEEAQRSFPHFTATYCLVGHTHVPCAFIAAGQSSSPDVIRIELKHDEPLPLDGWTRMIVNPGSVGQPRDYNPHAAFMVYDSIRRELQMQRVPYDVAVTQQKMRIANLPVPLIERLEFGI; this is encoded by the coding sequence ATTGCGGACGTTCACGCAAACCTGGAGTCGCTCAACGCCGTGATTGCGGCGGCGATGCCGTTCGATCGGATTTGGTGTTTGGGCGACCTGGTCGGCTATGGCCCGAACCCAAATGAGTGCGTCGAAATTGTCCGCAGCTTTGACCACGCGGTCGTGGCCGGAAATCACGATTGGGTGGCCAGTTGCAAACAGTCCGCTGCGGGCTTCAACCCTCAAGCTGCGATAGCGGCGCGATGGACGGCAACTCAGCTAAGCGCGGGTGCGCGGCAATTCCTGTTGGACTTGCCCGAGTCTGCGATGGAGGGAGACTTCCTCCTCGTCCACGGCAGTCCCCGCGCACCTACCGTAGAGTATCTCTTTCGCGCGGAAGAGGCCCAGAGGAGTTTCCCACACTTTACTGCAACCTACTGCTTGGTGGGCCATACCCATGTGCCGTGCGCCTTCATTGCGGCCGGCCAATCTTCGTCGCCTGATGTCATCAGAATAGAGTTGAAGCATGACGAACCGCTGCCCCTAGACGGCTGGACGCGGATGATCGTAAATCCGGGAAGCGTCGGTCAACCCCGTGACTACAATCCCCACGCCGCATTCATGGTCTATGATTCCATCAGACGCGAATTGCAGATGCAGCGCGTGCCCTATGACGTGGCAGTAACCCAGCAGAAAATGCGCATCGCCAACTTGCCGGTGCCATTGATAGAGCGACTGGAGTTTGGGATATAA
- a CDS encoding glycoside hydrolase family 15 protein: protein MPRALTIGNGSMLINFDEHYRIRDLYYPNVGADNHLSARPSRIGVWVDDQFSWLGDAGWEVSPGYAEYSLVTQARAVHPLLNIDIRFTDCLDFVRNLFLRKLHVRNTSDVARDIRIYFHYEWGLGGGDVGDTVFYHPPTQALIAYKGERFFLMNVMTGDKAGLSDWATGVYSAEGAQGSWQDAEDGWLSQNAVSRGDVDCVGMLSLGEMSPGEARNGYHWVAANSSLGAVLADNRLVRFRTPDSFIDRTQEYWSFWVRKHRTPQPDIPQDIWDLYHRSLLTLRTQVDNTGAIIAGNDPDIARETGDTYSYLFPRVGALAAVALDRAGYTDLTRQFYTFCRQLPSPDGFLFSKYTPFGAVGSLNHPWVDPDGKETLPVAADNTAILLWALGEHFGLDRDFDFVRSVYTDLVQPALDFLLSHRNPDNGLPLPSFDLWEETYGMHAYTLAATWAGLRAACTFTAAFGQPELTCAAQEAATQIRRHFDSLFYDKETGRYVTRLRIFGTREPIPDSTIDASVAGLFLFGMISPDDERMQRTMATVRQQLWCHTEVGGLARSENDRFLQVSTDIGNVPGNPWAVTTMWLCRWHIARAQCLDDLKPAEELLRWAHRHALSTGMLAEQFHPYTHAPISVNPYTWSHAEFLLAVQAYIQRGKEFADRA, encoded by the coding sequence GTGCCGCGTGCGCTAACTATCGGCAATGGCAGCATGCTCATCAATTTCGATGAGCACTACCGTATTCGCGATCTCTACTATCCGAACGTTGGCGCCGACAATCACTTGTCAGCTCGGCCCTCACGCATTGGCGTATGGGTAGACGATCAGTTCTCCTGGCTCGGCGACGCCGGCTGGGAAGTCTCCCCTGGCTATGCTGAGTACTCCCTGGTGACCCAAGCACGGGCAGTCCACCCACTTCTCAATATCGACATTCGCTTCACGGATTGTCTGGACTTTGTGCGCAACCTGTTTCTCCGGAAGCTCCACGTCAGAAACACCTCTGACGTTGCCCGAGACATTCGGATCTACTTTCACTATGAGTGGGGTCTCGGGGGAGGTGATGTGGGAGACACGGTATTCTACCATCCTCCCACCCAGGCCTTGATCGCATACAAGGGCGAACGGTTCTTTCTGATGAACGTCATGACCGGAGACAAAGCCGGGCTCAGCGATTGGGCGACAGGCGTCTACTCTGCCGAAGGCGCTCAAGGTTCGTGGCAAGACGCTGAAGACGGCTGGCTCTCGCAGAACGCGGTATCTCGCGGCGACGTCGACTGCGTGGGCATGCTGTCCCTAGGCGAAATGTCCCCCGGTGAGGCCCGCAACGGCTACCATTGGGTGGCCGCCAACTCAAGTCTGGGCGCAGTGCTGGCAGACAATAGACTGGTTCGCTTTCGAACGCCGGATAGCTTCATCGACCGCACCCAGGAGTACTGGTCGTTTTGGGTGCGCAAGCACCGCACGCCGCAGCCGGATATCCCGCAGGACATTTGGGACCTTTACCATCGGAGCCTGCTGACCCTGCGCACACAGGTGGACAATACCGGCGCTATCATTGCGGGAAACGATCCTGATATCGCCCGTGAAACCGGAGATACGTATAGTTACCTCTTCCCACGAGTCGGTGCGCTTGCCGCAGTAGCATTGGATCGTGCAGGGTACACGGATCTCACGCGCCAATTCTATACCTTCTGCCGCCAACTTCCCTCGCCAGATGGGTTTCTCTTCTCGAAGTACACCCCGTTTGGCGCGGTTGGCAGCCTCAACCACCCCTGGGTGGATCCCGATGGCAAAGAGACCCTTCCTGTGGCGGCTGACAATACGGCGATCCTGCTCTGGGCGCTCGGCGAGCACTTTGGTCTCGACCGCGACTTCGATTTCGTGCGATCAGTCTACACCGACCTCGTACAACCGGCGCTTGACTTCCTTCTGAGCCATCGCAATCCAGATAACGGACTGCCGCTGCCTTCGTTCGATCTGTGGGAAGAGACCTACGGCATGCACGCGTACACACTGGCAGCCACCTGGGCCGGCCTGCGCGCGGCCTGTACGTTCACCGCCGCCTTCGGACAACCGGAACTCACATGCGCCGCGCAGGAAGCTGCGACCCAGATTCGACGCCATTTTGACTCCTTGTTCTACGATAAGGAGACCGGACGCTACGTCACTCGCCTCCGCATCTTTGGAACGCGGGAGCCGATACCGGATTCTACAATTGATGCGAGCGTCGCCGGTCTCTTCCTATTCGGTATGATTTCGCCCGACGATGAGCGCATGCAGCGTACCATGGCAACCGTGCGCCAGCAGCTTTGGTGCCACACGGAGGTTGGCGGCCTTGCGCGATCTGAGAACGATCGTTTCCTACAAGTCAGCACGGACATTGGCAACGTGCCGGGCAATCCCTGGGCAGTTACCACGATGTGGCTCTGCCGCTGGCATATCGCCCGCGCCCAGTGCCTGGATGACTTGAAGCCCGCGGAAGAACTCCTCAGGTGGGCGCATCGCCATGCTCTGTCAACGGGTATGCTTGCCGAACAATTCCACCCGTATACGCATGCTCCAATTTCTGTAAACCCATACACATGGAGTCACGCCGAGTTCTTGCTGGCAGTGCAAGCGTACATCCAGCGAGGCAAAGAGTTTGCAGACCGCGCGTAG
- a CDS encoding D-aminoacylase produces MYDVVFEGCTVVDGSGGRGFVADVAVQDGKIAAIGALAHVEAQRKVCGAGKVLAPGFIDIHTHSDLPLLVNPRAESKVRQGVTTEVIGNCGLGPAPLTPDTRDEIRETSTFLAKGSAELGWDWLRFGEYLDTIEKNSVALNVVPLVGHTPLRMAAMGMDRRPAEPGEIAQQQQLLRESLDDGAFGMSSGLIYPPSSYSDTEELVSLANVAHEYGALYFSHIRGEGDTLLRAVAEAIEIGERADVSVEIAHHKATGRNNWGKVRDATLQSERAQDRNVNVNYDVYPYTAGSGGLDQVVPNWAKEGGTGAMLARLNDPNTYAQLRAEADADGREWDSFYLVWIDTEAFKQYEGQDFAAIGQSLKLHPLDAAFHLIMESRNKASMLAFSMSEDDVEYMLAHPLGMVGSDGSSLAPYGPLSQGVPHPRNYGTFPRVLQVYVRERNVLTLEQAVRKMSGAPAEKLGLADRGFVHSGLDADLVLFDPDSVTENATFGDPHQYPSGIDLVMVNGVVVVDNGEHTGTLPGKVLRKN; encoded by the coding sequence ATGTACGACGTAGTCTTTGAAGGTTGCACGGTCGTTGACGGCAGCGGCGGACGCGGCTTCGTGGCGGATGTGGCCGTCCAGGACGGCAAAATAGCGGCAATCGGTGCGCTGGCGCACGTAGAAGCCCAACGGAAAGTCTGTGGAGCAGGGAAGGTTCTAGCCCCGGGTTTCATTGACATCCACACCCATTCGGATCTGCCCTTGCTCGTCAATCCCCGCGCGGAGAGCAAGGTGAGACAGGGCGTGACGACTGAGGTCATTGGCAATTGTGGGTTGGGCCCGGCGCCGCTCACCCCTGATACCAGAGATGAGATTCGTGAAACCAGCACGTTTCTCGCCAAGGGCAGCGCTGAGCTTGGCTGGGACTGGCTGCGCTTTGGCGAATACCTGGACACCATTGAGAAGAACAGTGTCGCCCTGAACGTCGTGCCCCTCGTCGGTCACACGCCTCTGCGCATGGCGGCAATGGGTATGGATCGCCGTCCTGCCGAGCCTGGAGAGATCGCGCAACAGCAGCAGCTTCTGCGCGAATCGCTGGACGACGGCGCCTTCGGCATGTCCAGCGGCCTCATCTACCCACCCAGCTCGTATTCAGACACGGAAGAGCTCGTGAGCCTCGCCAACGTCGCGCATGAATATGGCGCATTGTATTTCAGCCACATTCGCGGCGAAGGCGATACGTTGCTGCGCGCCGTAGCGGAAGCCATCGAGATTGGCGAACGCGCCGATGTGTCTGTAGAAATCGCCCACCACAAAGCTACCGGCAGGAACAACTGGGGCAAAGTGCGCGATGCAACCCTGCAGAGCGAGCGCGCCCAAGACCGCAACGTAAACGTCAACTACGACGTCTATCCCTACACAGCCGGTAGCGGCGGGTTGGACCAGGTAGTGCCCAATTGGGCGAAAGAAGGCGGCACCGGAGCAATGCTGGCCCGCCTCAACGATCCGAACACCTATGCCCAGTTACGCGCAGAGGCCGACGCGGATGGTCGCGAATGGGATAGCTTCTACCTGGTTTGGATTGATACTGAGGCCTTCAAGCAATACGAGGGGCAGGACTTCGCCGCCATTGGACAGAGCCTCAAGCTACATCCGCTGGACGCCGCGTTCCATCTCATCATGGAGAGCCGGAACAAAGCCTCTATGTTGGCATTCTCGATGAGCGAAGACGACGTGGAATATATGCTCGCCCATCCCCTCGGCATGGTTGGCTCGGATGGCTCGAGCCTCGCCCCGTATGGCCCCCTCAGTCAGGGCGTGCCGCACCCCCGCAATTACGGCACCTTTCCGCGGGTTCTCCAAGTCTATGTGCGCGAGCGCAACGTGCTTACGCTGGAACAAGCTGTCCGCAAGATGTCGGGCGCGCCGGCGGAGAAGTTGGGACTCGCGGACAGGGGATTTGTTCACAGCGGCCTGGATGCGGACCTCGTGCTCTTCGATCCTGATTCCGTGACTGAGAATGCTACATTTGGCGACCCGCACCAGTACCCGAGCGGCATAGACCTGGTGATGGTAAACGGCGTTGTGGTGGTGGACAACGGTGAGCACACCGGCACATTGCCCGGCAAGGTGCTCCGCAAGAATTAG
- a CDS encoding protein-L-isoaspartate(D-aspartate) O-methyltransferase, whose amino-acid sequence MDGRESAADSSTLQRVRLASSLRRKGIRDTRILNAIGQIPREDFVDDCLRHDAYQDTPLPIGEGQTISQPYVVALMTEALSLTGKEHVLEIGTGSGYQTAILCCLARSVVSVERFAELALVAERRLCDLGCDNCDIFVADGTMGWPDSAPYDAIIVSAAAPSAPEPLLNQLTQGGRCVIPVGDREKQTLLLLENQGDDVKRRDLGAVRFVPLVGEHGWPEDVG is encoded by the coding sequence GTGGATGGGCGGGAAAGTGCGGCAGACTCTTCCACACTGCAGCGGGTCCGTTTGGCCTCCTCACTGCGCAGGAAAGGGATTCGGGATACCCGTATCCTCAATGCGATTGGGCAAATTCCACGCGAGGACTTCGTAGACGACTGCCTGCGCCATGATGCCTATCAGGATACCCCACTGCCCATTGGCGAAGGGCAGACAATATCGCAACCCTACGTGGTTGCCCTTATGACTGAAGCGCTTTCGCTGACGGGTAAGGAGCATGTGCTCGAAATCGGCACCGGTTCCGGATACCAAACTGCGATCCTTTGCTGTTTGGCTCGCAGCGTGGTCTCTGTCGAACGATTTGCGGAGCTTGCGCTCGTTGCAGAGCGGCGCCTCTGTGACCTGGGTTGCGACAACTGTGACATTTTCGTCGCGGACGGCACGATGGGATGGCCGGATAGTGCGCCGTATGATGCCATAATCGTGTCCGCGGCAGCTCCAAGCGCCCCAGAACCGTTACTCAATCAACTCACCCAAGGCGGGAGGTGTGTAATTCCGGTCGGTGATCGCGAAAAGCAGACGCTTCTGCTGTTGGAGAATCAGGGAGACGATGTTAAGCGGCGTGATCTTGGCGCTGTACGCTTCGTTCCGTTGGTGGGCGAGCACGGCTGGCCTGAGGATGTGGGGTAG
- a CDS encoding DUF503 domain-containing protein translates to MRPPVQIRAPRPSSSIIDIPIYFPHASAVGTLLFRMIIGACQLTFQLYASDSLKEKRRVVRSIVDRTRARFNVAVAEVADQDVWGSCVIGITCVSTDTRHANSIIDKVTNHILGLALEMDIIDREIEFIPFS, encoded by the coding sequence ATGAGGCCCCCGGTTCAAATCCGGGCACCCCGACCTTCGTCATCTATAATCGATATTCCAATTTACTTCCCGCACGCGAGTGCCGTGGGGACTCTGCTCTTCCGCATGATTATTGGCGCCTGTCAACTCACCTTTCAGCTCTACGCGAGCGACTCCCTCAAGGAGAAACGCCGTGTCGTACGGTCCATTGTCGACCGCACTCGGGCGCGCTTTAACGTGGCCGTTGCCGAAGTCGCGGATCAGGACGTTTGGGGATCGTGTGTAATCGGCATAACCTGCGTGAGCACCGATACGCGCCATGCGAACTCTATAATTGACAAAGTGACGAATCACATATTGGGCTTGGCGCTGGAGATGGACATCATCGACCGCGAAATCGAGTTCATACCCTTTTCCTAG
- a CDS encoding extracellular solute-binding protein, with protein MPRLDVDVTRRSFLAMAGGGTAAIVLAACGAAATPAAEEKMEEAPKEEPKAAEEMEKEQVTVVAWNAAWGEPYSTIMGAYGPAFEADTGIALDWQFVSDIEQKLIASIAAGTPPDTHYTNWVFQGPFMFNELIRPLDEYMKAAGHTREEFTKAMWDDSSLNGQLYAVPGGADWIVYFWNKDMYVQFGEDPEVPLTDFENTEEISLKLHQHDGSKITHMGWNYRSFSRERLGFLFGGEFYDYDTGKVTPDDPAIIESLNWLVSLTKKQGGKTAVDEFYGEAGGYGNAAFGWYLSTLAYFSSGFWAQNRIDTNAEGLPYGIGLPPTIEGAEEGIRFNSVQGWMYAIPVNAAHPDEAWAFDKWMFIDNSGKMGYETLNGPCVIAQLGEFKEGLIAKIGADNRMTPYLDVFLSLAQYGETYWPPIATASDYRRAFLDASVQIIEENITAEEAMKTLAETQQAELDSAMSG; from the coding sequence ATGCCAAGACTAGATGTTGACGTAACACGTCGTAGCTTTCTCGCTATGGCCGGGGGCGGTACTGCCGCGATAGTGCTCGCGGCATGCGGCGCCGCTGCAACGCCGGCAGCCGAGGAGAAGATGGAAGAAGCTCCGAAAGAAGAGCCCAAGGCTGCTGAAGAGATGGAGAAGGAACAGGTCACGGTTGTGGCTTGGAACGCAGCGTGGGGCGAGCCGTATTCCACCATTATGGGCGCCTACGGGCCGGCTTTTGAGGCCGATACGGGCATCGCGCTGGACTGGCAGTTTGTAAGCGATATCGAGCAAAAACTGATCGCGTCTATTGCTGCAGGCACCCCGCCGGACACCCACTATACGAATTGGGTTTTCCAGGGGCCATTTATGTTTAACGAGCTCATTCGTCCGCTGGATGAATATATGAAGGCGGCGGGTCACACTCGTGAAGAGTTCACCAAGGCCATGTGGGACGATAGCTCCCTCAACGGCCAGCTTTATGCAGTGCCGGGCGGCGCGGACTGGATCGTCTACTTCTGGAATAAGGACATGTACGTCCAGTTTGGTGAAGATCCGGAAGTCCCGCTTACCGACTTCGAGAACACTGAGGAAATCTCGCTCAAGCTCCACCAGCACGATGGCAGCAAGATTACCCATATGGGCTGGAATTATCGTAGCTTCAGTCGTGAGCGGCTTGGCTTCCTCTTTGGTGGGGAGTTCTACGATTACGATACCGGCAAAGTGACCCCGGACGATCCGGCCATCATTGAGTCCCTCAACTGGCTTGTCAGCCTGACCAAGAAGCAGGGTGGCAAAACGGCCGTCGATGAGTTCTACGGTGAAGCAGGCGGCTACGGCAACGCCGCGTTTGGCTGGTACCTCAGCACACTTGCCTACTTCTCCTCCGGGTTCTGGGCGCAGAATCGCATCGATACGAACGCCGAGGGCCTGCCGTACGGCATCGGCCTGCCGCCCACGATCGAGGGCGCTGAGGAAGGCATTCGCTTCAATTCGGTGCAGGGCTGGATGTATGCCATTCCGGTCAATGCCGCACATCCGGATGAAGCATGGGCATTTGACAAGTGGATGTTCATCGACAACTCCGGCAAGATGGGCTATGAGACCTTGAATGGTCCGTGCGTGATCGCCCAATTAGGCGAGTTCAAGGAAGGCCTCATCGCCAAGATCGGCGCGGACAACCGCATGACGCCGTATCTCGATGTCTTCCTGTCACTGGCTCAGTATGGTGAGACCTACTGGCCGCCAATCGCGACGGCCAGCGACTACCGGCGCGCGTTCCTCGATGCGTCCGTACAGATCATTGAAGAGAATATTACTGCTGAAGAAGCAATGAAGACGCTCGCAGAGACCCAGCAAGCCGAACTAGACTCGGCAATGAGCGGCTAG
- a CDS encoding immune inhibitor A: protein MSRLPVGLLFSLLAVTIFVITSCSQVAPDLGELLPETKLPAGEERPADSFGPQDSSPQAEQTLQRLLATEKPQRDLFDLGKRYKGISDNVDRVVNAERPNYALGTVQRFWVADDENSTYYQIEAELRGKSEHLYMYVEVGLDLPQSGIDKTIREFEDTIYPRIRRYYGEEWSPGVDNDPRITILNARIPGVGGYYSSADEFPSEVNPFSNEREMFYINVDRVEYGPGTEFYLSTLCHEFQHMVHWNKNPTQETWLNEGAAMVASELCGYSLGDIASWYARDSDVQLTHWSDDPRGALPHYAAAYLFMDYFAQHYGGYRELKTLIALPARGQATIDAYLATEGYAVDFYDVFADWTAANYIDDERPDNGAYYYDVRLPRMRPQEIVRRQTFEENLSVKQFGVQYIDLRMPQGNYTLDFLGASQVRLFPTSAPSGTHVWWGNRSDMAATSLTREVDLRDADSAILRFSTWYDIESDFDYAYVAASSDGGVTWTTLPGTSTTTENPNGNNLGHGFTGKSGGGDIARWIEEEVSLADYAGKQILLRFEYVTDDAINSVGILVDDFSISGIEFGDDAETDGDWEARGFFRTDGVLPQYYIVQLVRYVDGFPTVERVMLQGQEERDISFFLDSFGQDLQSAVLIVSGATPITTEVAHFNIRLAPVASE, encoded by the coding sequence ATGAGCCGCCTTCCGGTAGGCTTGTTGTTCTCCCTTCTCGCTGTCACAATCTTCGTCATAACGTCATGTTCCCAGGTCGCACCGGACCTTGGGGAGCTGCTGCCTGAGACCAAACTCCCAGCCGGCGAGGAGCGTCCTGCAGATTCCTTCGGGCCGCAGGATTCATCCCCACAGGCCGAGCAGACACTCCAACGTCTCCTTGCGACGGAAAAGCCCCAACGAGACCTATTCGACCTTGGCAAGCGCTATAAAGGCATATCCGACAATGTCGACCGAGTGGTGAATGCCGAGCGGCCCAACTATGCTTTGGGTACCGTGCAGAGGTTTTGGGTTGCGGACGATGAAAACAGTACTTATTACCAGATCGAGGCCGAACTGCGCGGGAAATCAGAGCACCTCTACATGTATGTAGAAGTAGGGTTGGACCTGCCACAGTCCGGAATCGACAAGACGATTCGCGAGTTTGAGGACACCATCTATCCGAGGATACGCAGGTATTACGGAGAGGAATGGAGCCCGGGCGTAGACAATGATCCGAGAATTACTATTCTCAATGCCCGCATACCCGGCGTGGGCGGCTACTATTCTTCAGCCGACGAGTTTCCGAGCGAAGTGAATCCGTTCAGCAACGAACGAGAGATGTTTTACATAAATGTGGATAGAGTCGAGTACGGTCCTGGAACCGAATTCTACCTGTCCACACTTTGTCATGAATTCCAACACATGGTGCATTGGAACAAGAATCCAACCCAGGAGACCTGGCTCAACGAAGGTGCTGCCATGGTTGCGTCGGAATTGTGCGGCTATAGCCTGGGTGATATTGCGTCCTGGTATGCAAGAGACTCAGACGTGCAGCTTACGCATTGGAGCGATGATCCACGAGGAGCCTTGCCCCACTACGCAGCGGCATACCTCTTCATGGATTACTTTGCGCAACACTATGGCGGCTATCGGGAGCTAAAAACCCTCATTGCTCTGCCCGCGCGCGGCCAGGCTACAATCGACGCCTATCTGGCAACAGAAGGATACGCCGTGGACTTCTACGACGTGTTCGCGGACTGGACTGCGGCGAACTACATAGATGACGAACGACCTGACAATGGCGCCTACTACTACGACGTGCGCCTGCCCCGCATGCGTCCCCAAGAGATAGTACGCCGGCAGACCTTCGAAGAGAACTTATCGGTAAAGCAGTTTGGCGTCCAGTATATCGATCTTCGCATGCCGCAGGGCAACTATACGCTGGACTTCTTAGGCGCGTCGCAGGTTCGGCTCTTCCCAACTTCCGCTCCCAGCGGTACGCACGTTTGGTGGGGCAATCGTTCTGACATGGCAGCCACATCTCTCACGCGAGAGGTAGATCTACGGGATGCCGATTCTGCGATTCTTCGCTTTAGCACGTGGTACGACATCGAATCAGACTTTGACTATGCCTACGTCGCAGCTTCGAGCGATGGCGGCGTGACGTGGACGACTCTGCCCGGCACGAGCACAACGACTGAGAACCCAAATGGCAACAATCTCGGCCACGGATTCACGGGAAAGAGCGGTGGTGGGGACATCGCGCGCTGGATCGAAGAGGAAGTCAGCCTTGCTGACTACGCTGGTAAGCAGATTCTCTTGCGCTTCGAGTATGTGACGGATGATGCGATCAACAGTGTGGGCATTCTGGTAGACGATTTCTCGATTAGCGGTATCGAGTTTGGCGACGATGCCGAGACGGATGGCGATTGGGAGGCGAGAGGTTTCTTTCGTACCGACGGGGTCCTGCCGCAGTACTACATTGTGCAACTCGTACGCTACGTGGACGGCTTCCCGACAGTCGAGCGCGTTATGCTGCAAGGTCAAGAGGAAAGAGACATCTCATTCTTCCTTGATAGCTTCGGCCAAGATCTGCAAAGCGCTGTCCTTATCGTGAGCGGGGCCACGCCCATCACAACTGAGGTCGCTCACTTCAACATTCGCCTCGCGCCGGTCGCTAGCGAGTAA
- a CDS encoding RDD family protein, producing MSTPLGETVTGKKIAGLPLAPVEKRIKAALWDMLFFTFGLAAAAMLAVTAVITGVLILGVSVGEVTEDTVYPDAAIIVPFGLAILIIVLAPFIYFIQVPAEYSGTAGMRLVGVRAVTITGESMNWRQAATRALAMIASIAALCAGCFWMFKEPNRRTWHDLAAGTFVIEEVYIPKRLNLDPWDPIKEEDDSF from the coding sequence TGCCGGCCTGCCCTTAGCGCCGGTAGAAAAGCGAATCAAGGCGGCGCTGTGGGATATGCTATTCTTCACCTTCGGTCTAGCTGCCGCAGCTATGCTGGCAGTGACAGCCGTGATCACGGGCGTTCTCATTCTCGGTGTGTCCGTTGGTGAAGTTACCGAGGATACCGTCTATCCCGACGCGGCAATCATCGTCCCCTTCGGTCTGGCGATCCTCATTATCGTGTTAGCGCCGTTTATCTACTTCATTCAAGTGCCTGCCGAGTATAGCGGCACTGCCGGCATGCGCCTGGTGGGCGTCCGCGCCGTCACCATCACCGGTGAATCGATGAATTGGCGGCAGGCAGCCACACGCGCGCTCGCCATGATCGCGTCAATCGCGGCGCTCTGCGCAGGGTGCTTTTGGATGTTTAAGGAGCCCAACCGCCGCACGTGGCACGACCTCGCTGCCGGGACCTTTGTGATCGAGGAAGTGTACATCCCAAAACGGCTAAACCTTGACCCCTGGGACCCGATTAAAGAAGAAGACGATTCATTCTAA
- a CDS encoding O-methyltransferase, which produces MADADILQALADRPEEWGQVRISVPPDTGRFLHVLVQVAKPKRILEIGMFHGYSTIWIGLAAREVGARITTLELESEKIAVAEANFAKAGLADVITVIQGDGKQTLASLAGPYDLVFLDAAKEDYAAYFDLIYPRLSPGGVIVADNAVSHGEYLEEYFSKVRNHPNCVSVLVPIGTGEEVTYKKG; this is translated from the coding sequence ATGGCAGACGCCGACATACTGCAGGCACTAGCAGATCGGCCGGAAGAGTGGGGCCAAGTGCGTATCAGCGTACCCCCTGATACGGGCAGGTTTCTCCACGTGCTGGTTCAAGTGGCAAAACCCAAGCGCATCCTGGAAATCGGCATGTTTCACGGGTATTCCACTATCTGGATTGGGCTGGCCGCGCGTGAAGTTGGCGCCCGCATCACTACGCTAGAACTCGAATCCGAGAAAATAGCCGTGGCTGAGGCAAACTTTGCCAAGGCAGGCTTGGCGGATGTAATCACCGTGATACAGGGTGACGGCAAGCAGACTTTGGCATCTCTCGCAGGGCCGTATGATCTTGTCTTTCTCGATGCGGCCAAAGAAGACTATGCGGCCTACTTTGATCTGATCTACCCCCGACTCTCCCCGGGAGGCGTCATTGTGGCCGATAACGCAGTCTCTCATGGTGAATATCTGGAAGAGTACTTTAGCAAGGTGCGGAACCATCCGAACTGCGTGAGTGTGCTGGTGCCCATAGGGACGGGAGAAGAGGTGACGTACAAGAAGGGTTAA
- a CDS encoding tyrosine-type recombinase/integrase yields MEESVSNFLIYITQQRELSANTQAAYKNDLNQLTKFLRAQGVSNWEVDPNSIGAFARDLLDRGYSASTRARKVAAVRSFYRYLGEQGIVTEDPTKDLGSTHVERMVPTVLTHAQVRALFAAAEEKSTPEALRDQSILRLLYSTGIRITEALGIDIGDVVDESQRLVLRARNKQSVVPIDEACLAAIGHYLAESRPQLQTSRSGEALFLNHRGQRLTRQGFWLILKGYARAARLPEVTPQTLRHTFAAHAIEGSVPLQHVRSMLGHTSISTTQRYAQLAGTRPDSKPDSDEKT; encoded by the coding sequence ATGGAAGAATCGGTCTCTAATTTTCTAATCTACATAACTCAACAGCGAGAATTGTCAGCCAATACTCAGGCGGCTTATAAGAACGACTTGAATCAATTGACTAAATTTCTTCGCGCACAGGGCGTGAGCAATTGGGAAGTAGACCCCAACAGCATTGGGGCATTTGCACGGGACCTCTTGGACCGAGGCTACAGCGCATCCACGCGTGCCCGGAAGGTTGCCGCGGTGCGTTCCTTTTACCGCTACCTTGGCGAGCAGGGCATCGTAACGGAAGATCCGACGAAGGATCTTGGCAGCACCCACGTGGAGCGCATGGTGCCAACAGTTCTCACACACGCTCAAGTACGGGCGCTCTTCGCCGCTGCTGAAGAAAAGTCCACGCCGGAAGCCCTCCGCGATCAGAGCATTCTGCGGTTGCTGTACAGTACCGGCATACGCATCACTGAGGCGCTTGGAATAGATATAGGCGACGTAGTTGATGAAAGTCAACGTCTCGTGCTGCGCGCACGCAATAAGCAGTCAGTTGTTCCTATAGACGAGGCGTGCTTGGCTGCGATAGGGCATTACCTCGCAGAGAGCCGGCCGCAGTTGCAGACATCGCGTTCTGGCGAGGCGCTTTTTCTCAATCATCGCGGTCAACGGCTCACGCGTCAGGGCTTTTGGCTCATATTGAAGGGGTATGCTCGCGCTGCTCGCTTACCAGAGGTCACCCCGCAGACCCTGCGCCATACGTTTGCTGCCCATGCAATTGAGGGCAGCGTGCCTCTGCAGCATGTCCGCTCGATGCTTGGTCATACCAGCATCAGCACGACGCAGCGATACGCCCAACTTGCCGGGACGCGCCCGGATTCAAAGCCTGATTCCGATGAGAAAACTTAG